TCCGCCCGGAATTACCTGATTGAACGACACTCCAACAATCGTCCGCATGTGCGTGGGTGACTGAGAAGAGTGAATGCGCTCATAGGGTCGTAGCCCTAATGCCCCCTCCTCGTTACTGGTGATGCGGTCCGCTACTCGGGATCGCATTGCCAACAAGGAGAAAATAATGATCAAGAAGATCGTCGCCGCTGCGGCTGCCACTGGTGGTCTGGTTCTCGCGGGTGCGGGCCTGGCCGTCGCCGACGCGGGTGCCCAGGGTGCTGCCGTGCACTCCCCGGGTGTCCTGTCCGGCAACGTCGTCCAGGTTCCCGTTCACGTCCCGGTGAACGTCTGCGGCAACACGATCTCCGTGATCGGGCTGCTGAACCCCGCCTTCGGCAACACCTGCGTCAACAACTGATGCTGCACCTCACCTCGTGAGGTTCTGACTCCCAGTGAGTCTGAGCCTGTCGGCCCCGGAACGCTTTCTGCGCTCCGGGGCCGACAGGTCGTTCCGGAAGGTTCACGACACATCATGTGAAGGCAGGGATGCAGCAATGCGAGAGGTCACCCGCAAGGGTCTGATGACCGTGGCGGCCGCGACAGGCGTGATGGCCGCCGCCGGCGGCGCCCAGGCACACGCGGACTCGGGTGCGAACGGCGCCGCCTCCAACTCACCCGGCGTGCTGTCCGGCAACACGGTGAGTGCGCCGGTGAGCGTGCCGGTCAACGCCTGCGGCAACACCGTGAGCGGCGTCGGCCTGCTCAATCCGGCGATGGGCAACAAGTGCTCCAACGGCGGAGGCGGCGGCAAGGGCGGCGGCGTCCACGCCTCGCCGGGCGGACACGGCAACCAGGGCCAGCACGGCAACCAGGGAGGTCACGGCAACCAGGGAGGGCACGGCTCGTCCGGCGGGTACGACGACGGCGGCTACGGCGGGCACGGCTCGTCCGGTGGCTACGGCACCCCCGGTGGCTACGGCGGTCACGACGGATATGGCGGCCAGGGCGGGTACGGCGGTTACGGCGACTCGGGCGCCCCGGGTGGCTTCGGGTACCCGGGCGGCCCCGGCGGCTCCGGTGACTGGGCCGACTGGCACGGCTGGGAGGGTGCGTACGCTGGCGGATACGCCACCGACTCCCCGGGTGTCGGTTCCGGCAACCAGGTGGAGGCCCCGGTCGACGCACCGGTGAACCTCTGCGGCAACACCGTCGACGTCGTGGGTCTGCTCAACCCGGCGATGGGCAACGACTGCTCGACCACCGGGCACGACTCGGGCGGCGGCCACCCGGCGCCGCCTCCCGAGACCGGACCCGGCTACGGCGAGGAGGCCCCGCCTCCGGGCTACGGGGAGGAGACTCCGCCCCCGGCCGGTCCGAGCGGCCCCGAGCAGCCCGGACACCCGCCGCAGCAGCCCCAGCAGCCGCCGCACCAGCCGGAGAGCCCCCAGCTGCCGGGTGGCCCCGCGCAGCCGGGAACCCCGGGCACCCCCGAGGTCCCGGTCACTCCCCACCTCCCGGGGACGCCGCAGACGCCGGGAAAGCCGCAGCAGCCCAGCACCCCGGAGCATCCGGCGACCCCGCACCACCCGGGAACCCCGGCCCAGCCGGCCCCTCCCGCCAGGCCGGCGTCGCCGCTCGCACCGCCCAGCACCTCGCACGGTGTGACGCCTCCGGCCGGCCCCTCGTACGTCGACCAGAGCGGTGGACCGGCCGTTCCGCAGCCCCGGGCCGCGGCGCAGCTCGCGCACACCGGCGGTGACCTGCCGCTGGGCGTCGCCCTGCCGGTGGGCGCGGGCATGCTGCTCGCGGGCACCGTGCTCTACCGCAAGTCACGCCCCTCGGCGTAGACCCGTACGGAAATCCGATAATGCCAAAATTCCGTACGAACGGGATGAACGCGCCGCACGGTCACCCGGCGGCGTACTGAACGGAGCGGGCCCCGCAGACGCGGGGCCCGCTCCGTTTTCGCGGCGTCATCTCACCACGTGGCCCGCACCTGGCGGATGATCCGCCGGCGCAACCGGACCCTGCGGCTGCCGTCACGCAGCAGGCTCAGGCGGTCCAACTCCCAGTGTCCGTACTCGGCATGGTCGGTGAGCAGACGTGTGGCCTCCTTGCGGGTGACCCCGCGTGGTACGTACACGTCGACAAATTCGTATTCCGGCATCGCATCTATTGTGCGGGCAGAGGCCCGGTACGGATAGCGTCTGCTCTATGTCTGATGCTGCGCAGCCCACCGCTGCCGAGGTACGCGCCGCCGCCGAGGCGGTCAAGACCGCGCTCGACCGCCACCTGGCGGCGGTCGAACGCCGGTCGGGGGAGGACGACCCCGATGTCTATGAGGCGTTCAACCAGCTGGCCGCTGCCGCCGAGGTGTACGACGAGCTGCTCTACGACCGATATGACGAGGTCACCCCCTTCGAGATCCCGGGTACGGACGACGCACTGCCGCCGTACGCGGGCCCTGAGGAGCCGAACGCGCTGAGTGTGCTCATCCGCCGCGACTACGCCGTGGTGGAGCCGCAACGGCTGCTGGCGCAGGCGCAGCGGGTGGAGGCCGTGGACGACGACGGCACGGGCGCCGAGGCCTCGGGGACGGTGCACGGGGCGCTCGGGATCCTGTTCGGCGAGTTCGAGCCGGACGAGATCGCCTCCCGGCACAAGGAGTTCGGCCTTGAGGAGGCCGACTCCACGTTGTGGGTGACGGCCGCGGACGAGCCGGCCGACCCCGGCGAGTGGCTGGAGGCCCCCTTCGACCAGGTCGACGCGGAGCGGGTGGTCTGCCGTTTCGACGTCAGCGCGGTCTTCGACG
The DNA window shown above is from Streptomyces sp. NBC_01451 and carries:
- a CDS encoding DUF5703 family protein — encoded protein: MPEYEFVDVYVPRGVTRKEATRLLTDHAEYGHWELDRLSLLRDGSRRVRLRRRIIRQVRATW
- the chpH gene encoding chaplin ChpH; amino-acid sequence: MIKKIVAAAAATGGLVLAGAGLAVADAGAQGAAVHSPGVLSGNVVQVPVHVPVNVCGNTISVIGLLNPAFGNTCVNN
- a CDS encoding chaplin yields the protein MREVTRKGLMTVAAATGVMAAAGGAQAHADSGANGAASNSPGVLSGNTVSAPVSVPVNACGNTVSGVGLLNPAMGNKCSNGGGGGKGGGVHASPGGHGNQGQHGNQGGHGNQGGHGSSGGYDDGGYGGHGSSGGYGTPGGYGGHDGYGGQGGYGGYGDSGAPGGFGYPGGPGGSGDWADWHGWEGAYAGGYATDSPGVGSGNQVEAPVDAPVNLCGNTVDVVGLLNPAMGNDCSTTGHDSGGGHPAPPPETGPGYGEEAPPPGYGEETPPPAGPSGPEQPGHPPQQPQQPPHQPESPQLPGGPAQPGTPGTPEVPVTPHLPGTPQTPGKPQQPSTPEHPATPHHPGTPAQPAPPARPASPLAPPSTSHGVTPPAGPSYVDQSGGPAVPQPRAAAQLAHTGGDLPLGVALPVGAGMLLAGTVLYRKSRPSA